In Pseudomonas sp. HR96, the DNA window GAAACAAGCGTGGGAGCGCGCGAAGCCCGCGATAGGCCGCGCGGGCGGCCGGTGGTGGCCCTGATTGAATTCCGTGACGAACATTGAATCGACAAAAATTGCTAGCAATCTTGCATTGCCCACCCGCAAACGACTAGATTGCCCTGCTACACCTTAAAAATCAGAGTCACCCATGTCTGCCTCTTCCGCTTCAACTGCCGCTGCACCCGTTGCCCTTCATCGTCCGTGGTTATTGCTGCTGGGCCTGGTTCTGGTTGCTCTCAACCTGCGCCCGGCGTTGTCGAGCATGGCGCCTTTGCTGGGTCAGGTTTCGGCCAGCCTAGGCCTCAGCGCCTCCACGGCGGGCCTGCTGACTACCCTGCCGGTGCTTTGTCTGGGGTTGTTCGCGCCGTTGGCGCCGATCCTTTCGCGGCGCTTCGGTGCCGAGCGGGTAGTGGCCGGGATTCTCGTGCTGTTGGCCGCAGGGATCGCCGTGCGCAGCAATTTCGGCGTGGTCGGCCTGTTCGGCGGCAGCCTGCTGGCAGGGGCTAGTATCGGCATCATCGGCGTGCTGCTGCCGGGCATCGTCAAGCGTGATTTCCCACGCCAGGCCGGGACCATGACCGGCGTCTACACCATGTCGCTGTGCCTGGGCGCCGCGCTGGCGGCCGGTGCCAGTGTGCCCCTGGCCTTGCAGCTCAACGACAGCTGGGCCATGGGCCTGGGCTTCTGGCTGGTGCCAGCGCTGCTCGCAGCGCTGGTCTGGTGGCCGCAGACCCAGGCCCGACATGGCGTTCAACATGTTGCCTACAGGGTGCGCGGCTTGTTGCGCGATCGCCTGGCGTGGCAGGTGACCCTGTTCATGGGGCTGCAGTCGTCGCTGGCGTACGTGGTCTTCGGCTGGCTGCCGTCGATCCTGATCGCCCGCGGCATGACGCCGGCCGAAGCGGGCTTGATGATGTCGGCCTCGATCCTGGTGCAGCTGCCCAGCGCGCTGGCCGCGCCCTGGCTGGCGACCCGTGGCCGCGACCAGCGCCTGGCGGTCGTGGCGTTGATGCTGCTGACCATCGCCGGGCTGTTCGGTTGCCTGTATGCGCCGATGTCCGGGATCTGGGGCTGGGCGGTGGTGTTGGGGCTGGGGCAGGGCGGCATGTTTGCCGTGGCGCTGACCCTGATCGTGCTGCGCTCGCGTGATTCACATGTGGCCGCAGCGCTGTCGAGCATGGCCCAGGGCGTGGGCTACACCATCGCCTCGGCCGGGCCATTGGCGGTGGGGCTGGTGCATGACTGGACCGGGGGCTGGAATGCCGTGGGCTGGATTTTCGGAATTGTCGGGGCAGCGGCAATCATCGCCGGGTTGGGCGCGGGGCGGGCTTTATGGGTTGAGGTTGTCAGCGAGCCGATTGCCTGAAGATCAAACCGGCCTGCGGCCTCTCGGGGGCTTTGCCCCTCCCACAAGGGTGGGGCAACGCCCCCGGGAGGTCGTCAGGCCGATTTGCTTGTATGCTCGGCAAGCCACCTCAAAAACAAGAGCTTGCCCATGAACGAAAGCAACGCCGAGCTGATCAGCATCTTCTACTCCGCCTTCCAGCGCCTGGACGTCGAGACCATGGTCGCCTGCTACAGCGATGACGTCATTTTCAGTGACCCGGCCTTCGGCACCCTGCGCGGGCGGCAGGTGGGCGACATGTGGCGGATGCTCGCCAGCCGGGCCAAGGATTTCTCGCTGACCTTCGACCAGATCCACGCCGAAGACCACAGCGGCGCGGCGCACTGGGTGGCAACCTACCTGTTCAGCCAGACCCGCCGCACCGTGGTCAACGATATTCATGCCCGCTTCGTGTTTCGCGACGCCAGGATCTGCGAACATTACGACCGCTTCGACCTCTGGCGCTGGTCACGTCAGGCCCTGGGCACGCCGGGCCTGTTGCTGGGCTGGACGCCGCTGCTGCGCGGCAAGATCCGCCGCCAGGCGCTGGCCAATCTAGCGGCGTTTCAGAGCAGGTCAGCCTAAAGACTCGGAGCGACTGCCTGGTCCTCGTTGCGGTAGCTGAAACTGGCCGGGCGCTCGCCATCAGGCAGGCTGATCTCGATCACCGGCAGCCACTTGCCGGTAGTGGCATGCCAGTCGCGTTGGTCGAAGCGGGCATTGTTCAGGCCGTCGCGCCCGCTCACATGAAAGAACGCCTGGATCGGCAGGTTTGCGGAGGTGGCTTCATCCCAGGCGCCGACAATCACTTCGTTCCAGGCGAA includes these proteins:
- a CDS encoding CynX/NimT family MFS transporter, whose product is MSASSASTAAAPVALHRPWLLLLGLVLVALNLRPALSSMAPLLGQVSASLGLSASTAGLLTTLPVLCLGLFAPLAPILSRRFGAERVVAGILVLLAAGIAVRSNFGVVGLFGGSLLAGASIGIIGVLLPGIVKRDFPRQAGTMTGVYTMSLCLGAALAAGASVPLALQLNDSWAMGLGFWLVPALLAALVWWPQTQARHGVQHVAYRVRGLLRDRLAWQVTLFMGLQSSLAYVVFGWLPSILIARGMTPAEAGLMMSASILVQLPSALAAPWLATRGRDQRLAVVALMLLTIAGLFGCLYAPMSGIWGWAVVLGLGQGGMFAVALTLIVLRSRDSHVAAALSSMAQGVGYTIASAGPLAVGLVHDWTGGWNAVGWIFGIVGAAAIIAGLGAGRALWVEVVSEPIA
- a CDS encoding nuclear transport factor 2 family protein translates to MNESNAELISIFYSAFQRLDVETMVACYSDDVIFSDPAFGTLRGRQVGDMWRMLASRAKDFSLTFDQIHAEDHSGAAHWVATYLFSQTRRTVVNDIHARFVFRDARICEHYDRFDLWRWSRQALGTPGLLLGWTPLLRGKIRRQALANLAAFQSRSA